One Phragmites australis chromosome 23, lpPhrAust1.1, whole genome shotgun sequence DNA window includes the following coding sequences:
- the LOC133906718 gene encoding BTB/POZ domain-containing protein At3g50780-like, producing the protein MEGSRLRRGSPGPARLRTVPIAVTPEGFWCCPSPAALHKSLKNPYHHGGGGGAGHKQPPPQQHKPPSAPPSKAPSVQTASPVTDEPAPVVEQQNQLAAEAAPDRQQEQQHKICVGFGRPETSDLTVMLYEKEGIAVRMSVHRDVLCQSSVFFAERLAGGHGPPAPSVEIHDCDNVEIYVETVGLMYCDEAKHRLLKQSVSRVLRIMKVAELLGFHACVKSCLDYLEAVPWVGDEEDNVVSSIWHLQSKDYGVSPLLKRITSDNLNSPSDTLANIMEMVLTSTDDKGRREMKALVLNLLKDSSHCADGSSNICSEMLYSSCRGCLDRLRQLFAGASEEDFSAKVTRQITLETDNLLWLVEILVNQRIGDDFVAIWTSQTELAELHAKLPAASRHTVSCITARLFVGIGRGEVLPSKNTRLLLVQVWLQALIDDYSWLQCSCRSFDRKLVEEGIGQTILTLPLEDQRSILLSWLGRFLKLGDKCPNLQWAFEVWWRRTFVRPYVNEAEAGNVLLSDRSSS; encoded by the exons ATGGAGGGATCGAGGCTGAGGAGGGGTTCGCCGGGGCCGGCGAGGCTCCGCACCGTGCCGATTGCCGTCACACCGGAAGGGTTCTGGTGCTGCCCGTCCCCTGCCGCGCTGCACAAGAGCCTCAAGAACCCGTAccaccatggcggcggcggcggcgccggccacAAGcaaccgccgccgcagcagcacaAACCCCCATCAGCTCCTCCGTCCAAAGCCCCCTCAGTCCAGACTGCGTCGCCTGTGACCGACGAGCCGGCGCCCGTCGTCGAGCAGCAGAACCAGTtggcggccgaggcggcgccGGATAGGCAGCAAGAACAGCAGCACAAGATCTGCGTCGGGTTCGGGCGGCCGGAGACCAGCGACCTGACGGTGATGCTGTACGAGAAGGAAGGCATCGCCGTCAGGATGAGTGTGCACAGGGATGTTCTCTGTCAAAGCAGCGTATTTTTCGCCGAGAGGCtggccggcggccatggcccGCCGGCGCCCTCCGTGGAGATCCACGACTGCGACAACGTGGAGATCTACGTGGAGACCGTTGGGCTAATGTACTGCGACGAGGCGAAGCACAGGCTGCTCAAGCAGAGCGTCTCGCGCGTTCTGCGCATCATGAAG GTAGCGGAGTTGCTTGGTTTCCATGCATGTGTCAAGTCATGCTTGGATTATTTGGAAGCTGTCCCTTGGGTcggcgatgaagaagataatgTCGTGTCATCGATATGGCATCTTCAGAGCAAGGATTATGGAGTTAGTCCGTTGCTAAAAAGGATTACATCTGacaatctgaactcaccaagtgATACATTAGCAAATATAATGGAGATGGTACTGACGAGCACAGATGATAAGGGGCGTCGGGAAATGAAAGCCTTAGTTCTGAATCTTCTAAAAGACAGCAGCCATTGCGCTGATGGATCGTCAAACATCTGTTCTGAAATGTTGTACAGTTCGTGCCGAGGTTGCTTGGACAGACTCCGACAACTATTTGCAGGAGCATCTGAAGAAGATTTTTCTGCTAAAGTTACACGGCAAATAACTCTAGAGACTGATAATCTCCTATGGTTGGTTGAGATATTGGTTAACCAGCGAATCGGCGATGATTTTGTGGCGATCTGGACAAGCCAAACTGAACTTGCAGAATTGCATGCAAAATTGCCAGCTGCCTCTCGTCACACCGTGAGCTGTATCACAGCGAGGCTTTTTGTTGGCATTGGAAGAGGAGAGGTGCTTCCATCCAAGAACACCCGTCTTCTTCTAGTGCAAGTCTGGCTGCAAGCACTAATTGATGACTACTCATGGCTACAATGCAGCTGCCGATCGTTTGACAGGAAGCTTGTTGAGGAAGGGATCGGACAGACAATTCTAACACTTCCTTTGGAAGACCAGCGGTCTATATTACTGTCATGGCTTGGAAGATTCTTGAAGTTGGGCGATAAATGCCCGAATCTGCAATGGGCATTTGAAGTATGGTGGAGAAGGACTTTTGTCAGGCCTTATGTCAATGAGGCAGAGGCAGGTAATGTTTTATTGTCAGATAGAAGTTCATCTTGA